One genomic window of Camelina sativa cultivar DH55 chromosome 5, Cs, whole genome shotgun sequence includes the following:
- the LOC104786958 gene encoding flagellar radial spoke protein 5-like produces the protein MPVTVHSVIATNLATTASSNWLYRNVSPRRIFSSSVKCSVETAEAERWVKLKNGNDSLEICRVLNGMWQTSGGWGKIDRNDAVDAMLRYADAGLSTFDMADHYGPAEDLYGIFVNRVRRERPPEYLEKIKGLTKWVPPPIKMTSSYVRQNIDISRKRMDVAALDMLQFHWWDYANDGYLDALKHLTDLKEEGKIKTIALTNFDTERLQKILENGIPVVSNQVQHSIVDMRPQQRMAQLCELTGVKLITYGTVMGGLLSEKFLDTNLTIPFAGPRLNTPSLQKYKRMVDAWGGWNLFQGLLRTMKTVATKHGVSIPTVAVRYVLDQQGVAGSMIGVRLGLAEHIEDANAIFSLVLDEEDVNSIQEVTKKGKDLLQVIGDCGDEYRRI, from the exons ATGCCTGTGACCGTACATTCCGTTATCGCCACGAACCTAGCGACTACAGCATCATCGAACTGGCTTTACCGGAATGTTTCTCCCCGTAGAATCTTTTCCAGCTCCGTGAAATGCTCAGTTGAGACGGCGGAAGCTGAACGGTGGGTAAAGCTGAAGAACGGGAACGATTCACTGGAGATATGCAGAGTTCTCAACGGAATGTGGCAGACGAGTGGAGGTTGGGGTAAGATTGACCGAAACGACGCCGTTGATGCGATGCTTCGATACGCCGATGCTGGTCTCTCTACCTTTGATATGGCTGATCACT ATGGTCCTGCTGAAGATCTTTACGGCATTTTTGTCAATAGAGTTCGTCGAGAACGTCCACCAGAGTATTTGGAAAAGATTAAAGG TTTGACGAAATGGGTGCCTCCTCCAATAAAGATGACAAGTAGCTATGTTCGTCAGAACATTGATATATCGCGGAAGAGAATGGATGTGGCTGCTCTTGACATGCTTCAGTTTCACtg GTGGGATTATGCGAATGACGGCTATCTTGATGCACTGAAACATCTCACTGACCTTAAAGAAGAAG GTAAAATCAAGACAATTGCTTTGACAAATTTTGACACAGAGAGACTTCAGAAAATCTTAGAGAATGGAATCCCTGTCGTTAGCAATCAG GTGCAACATTCCATTGTAGACATGCGTCCTCAACAGAGAATGGCTCAGCTCTGCGAGCTTACAGGCGTCAAACTTATAAC ATATGGGACAGTAATGGGTGGTCTCCTGTCAGAGAAGTTTCTTGATACCAATCTAACAATCCCTTTTGCTGGCCCTCGCTTGAATACTCCGTCTCTCCAAAAGTACAAAAGA ATGGTTGATGCATGGGGAGGGTGGAATCTATTCCAAGGTTTACTTCGAACAATGAAGACTGTAGCCACAAAACATGGAGTCTCTATTCCGACAGTGGCCGTGAGATATGTACTAGATCAG CAAGGGGTCGCTGGATCAATGATTGGGGTGAGACTCGGTTTAGCGGAACACATAGAAGATGCAAATGCTATATTCTCACTGGTattggatgaagaagatgttaaCAGCATACAAGAGGTTACCAAGAAAGGTAAAGATCTTCTCCAAGTGATTGGCGACTGTGGAGACGAATACCGACGTATATGA